One Gossypium raimondii isolate GPD5lz chromosome 3, ASM2569854v1, whole genome shotgun sequence genomic window carries:
- the LOC105795719 gene encoding increased DNA methylation 1, whose product MADAVFNWYKNGGTAEPGTKRSETTLQAKKHLSSMGWVFWYAQKNGRQELRYQSPQGKVYYTLKAACKGYIDETSGAEGGGGMAVAVAADLEPKKPLKRKSLTQENPAFPKSLPLKSLQPPKRGKKVRKQENQAKVIKRASIRIREDPVPNSSHRNPRTVLSWLIDNNAVSILAKVYYRNKAGNPLMRGRITRTGIQCDCCFRVFALTAFEAHAGSTNHRPAANIILDDGSGRSLSDCQRQVHDSMMTIPTSAKKDDLNPHGSDDVCSACCDGGELICCDRCPSAFHVNCVGLKEVPDGDWFCPSCCCGICCIGTVSDDDNFLACQQCECKFHIGCLKLKESNELAGKNNWFCSHSCENIFSGLRNLTGKPILVGNNLTWTLLKSKASSNGDGYTDCPDGLDSCAENHRKLNIALDVMHECFEPSKDSYTGRDLVKAVIFSQGSKLKRLNFKGFYIAVLEENDDLVSVATIRVHGDIVAEMSLVATRFSHRRRGMCRALVDELEKNLAKLGVQKLILPAVPAAVDTWVNGFRFSHMTGDERSKLLQYTLLDFQGSIMCQKPLKTEL is encoded by the coding sequence ATGGCAGATGCGGTGTTCAATTGGTACAAGAATGGGGGCACAGCAGAACCTGGTACTAAGAGAAGTGAAACTACTCTGCAAGCCAAAAAACATCTTTCTTCCATGGGTTGGGTTTTTTGGTATGCTCAAAAGAACGGAAGACAAGAGTTACGATATCAGTCACCGCAAGGCAAGGTTTACTATACACTCAAAGCTGCCTGCAAAGGTTACATCGATGAAACATCCGGGGCCGAGGGAGGAGGAGGAATGGCCGTGGCCGTGGCTGCTGACTTGGAGCCCAAGAAACCCTTGAAAAGAAAGAGTTTAACTCAAGAAAATCCAGCTTTCCCTAAATCTCTTCCATTAAAATCCCTGCAGCCACCCAAAAGAGGGAAGAAGGtgagaaaacaagaaaatcaagccAAGGTGATCAAACGAGCGAGTATTAGAATACGAGAGGATCCTGTTCCGAATTCATCTCATCGTAACCCAAGAACTGTTCTCTCTTGGTTGATAGACAACAATGCGGTTTCGATTTTGGCGAAAGTGTATTACCGGAATAAGGCAGGGAATCCATTGATGAGAGGAAGGATAACTCGTACTGGGATTCAATGTGACTGTTGTTTCAGGGTATTTGCTCTCACCGCCTTTGAGGCTCATGCGGGTAGTACCAACCATAGGCCGGCTGCTAATATAATCTTGGACGATGGCAGTGGCAGGTCTCTTTCTGATTGTCAAAGGCAAGTTCATGATTCAATGATGACAATCCCCACATCTGCGAAGAAGGACGATTTGAATCCACATGGGAGTGATGATGTTTGCTCTGCTTGTTGCGATGGGGGAGAGTTAATTTGCTGTGATCGTTGCCCTTCTGCTTTCCATGTCAATTGCGTGGGCCTCAAGGAAGTTCCAGATGGTGACTGGTTTTGCCCCTCCTGCTGTTGTGGCATTTGTTGTATTGGAACTGTAAGTGATGATGATAATTTTCTTGCTTGTCAACAATGTGAGTGTAAATTTCACATTGGATGCCTCAAGTTGAAGGAATCAAATGAACTGGCTGGGAAAAACAACTGGTTTTGCAGCCATAGCTGTGAAAACATCTTTTCCGGCCTGCGAAATCTTACTGGAAAACCGATTCTAGTGGGGAACAATCTGACCTGGACATTGTTGAAGTCGAAGGCAAGCTCTAACGGCGACGGCTATACTGATTGCCCCGATGGCCTGGATTCTTGTGCAGAGAATCACAGAAAGTTGAATATTGCACTGGATGTGATGCATGAATGTTTTGAGCCTAGTAAGGATTCTTACACAGGGAGAGATCTGGTCAAAGCTGTGATTTTCAGCCAAGGGTCGAAGCTGAAACGATTGAATTTCAAAGGATTCTATATTGCGGTTCTGGAGGAAAACGATGATCTGGTTTCCGTGGCTACCATAAGGGTACATGGTGACATTGTGGCCGAAATGTCCCTTGTTGCTACCAGGTTCAGCCACCGCCGCCGCGGCATGTGTCGAGCATTGGTGGATGAACTTGAAAAGAATCTAGCCAAACTGGGGGTGCAGAAGCTAATTTTACCCGCCGTGCCTGCTGCAGTCGACACATGGGTTAATGGTTTCCGGTTTTCTCACATGACAGGCGACGAGAGATCGAAGCTTCTGCAATATACTTTACTAGACTTTCAGGGAAGCATAATGTGCCAAAAACCCTTGAAAACTGAGTTGTGA
- the LOC105797293 gene encoding protein NPGR1 yields the protein MLCACSGEQVKFEDAPQSPESLATRDFSASGLSSRTGDWESKLDDVQVDEAESTLKEALSLNYEEARALLGRLEYQRGNFDAALQVFQGIDIKGLKPRMTGAIVERTRQRKLRSKGDIIPPSVMSLHSVSLLLEAILLKAKSLDELGHFRDAAKECNIILDVVEAAFPNGMHEGIAEDCKLQEMFHKALELLPRLWKKAGFLGEAITAYRRVLVKPWNLDPLRVASLQKDLAANLLYGGVESSLPPHLQVWGSANPNGNMEEAILLLLVLMQKVAYGEIKWDSDIMDHLIFALTVTGQFELLGSYVEQALPGIYERANRWYLLALCYAAAGQNEVALNLLKKVSGQSEAKHKPHIPALLFGANLSSQDPKHAHYGITFARNVIDSAADDQVNEHFKSQAHKFLGVCYGNAARISISDAERSVFQKESLASLNCAAFNMKEDPELIFNLSLENAVQRNLDVAFDNAMVYSNMVTEDSGRGWRLLALILSADRRFKDAETILEVALDEAGSLDQLELLRLRAVLQIAQERPKQAIETYRILLSLIKTQRESRSNNFESAKSSDSEGVMERVLELAAWQDLATVYTKFGSWLDAEICVNKAKSIELYSPKSWHTSGLLFEAQSLHKEALVSFSIALSIEPDYVPSIVSTAAVLLQLDSQSSLPIARSFLMNALRLDPTNHDAWMNLGLIAKLEGSLQQAADFFQAAYELKMSAPVEAFK from the exons ATGTTGTGTGCTTGCTCAGGTGAACAAGTCAAGTTCGAAGACGCACCGCAGTCGCCGGAATCACTGGCGACCAGAGATTTCTCGGCCAGTGGACTCTCATCTCGTACCGGAGACTGGGAATCGAAACTTGACGATGTTCAAGTGGATGAAGCTGAATCAACTCTCAAAGAAGCTCTTTCCTTAAACTATGAG GAAGCAAGGGCATTGTTGGGGAGGTTAGAGTATCAAAGAGGAAACTTCGATGCGGCGCTTCAGGTTTTTCAGGGCATTGACATCAAAGGTTTGAAACCAAGGATGACTGGGGCTATTGTTGAGAGGACCCGGCAACGAAAACTGCGGTCCAAAGGTGACATTATCCCTCCTAGTGTGATGTCACTGCATTCGGTCAGCCTACTTCTGGAAGCAATTTTGTTGAAAGCAAAATCATTGGATGAACTTGGACATTTTAGAG ACGCAGCGAAGGAGTGCAATATAATTTTGGATGTAGTTGAGGCAGCATTCCCTAATGGAATGCATGAGGGAATTGCTGAAGACTGCAAGTTACAGGAGATGTTTCACAAGGCATTGGAGTTGCTCCCTAGACTATGGAAAAAGGCGGGCTTTCTTGGTGAAGCCATAACTGCGTATCGTCGGGTGTTAGTCAAGCCATGGAATTTGGATCCCCTGAGGGTAGCTAGTTTACAGAAAGACTTAGCTGCCAATTTACTTTATGGTGGTGTCGAATCAAGCCTCCCCCCTCACTTACAGGTATGGGGTTCAGCCAATCCTAATGGTAACATGGAGGAAGCAATTCTTCTCCTCCTAGTACTTATGCAGAAAGTGGCCTATGGAGAAATAAAGTGGGATTCAGATATTATGGATCATCTGATTTTTGCTCTTACCGTCACTGGGCAGTTTGAATTGTTGGGAAGTTATGTGGAGCAGGCCCTTCCCGGTATATATGAAAGAGCGAATAGGTGGTATCTTCTTGCACTTTGTTATGCTGCTGCTGGTCAGAATGAGGTAGCATTGAACTTATTGAAGAAGGTTTCTGGCCAATCAGAAGCAAAACACAAACCTCATATCCCAGCTTTACTATTTGGGGCAAACTTATCTTCTCAAGATCCAAAGCATGCTCATTATGGAATTACTTTTGCTCGTAATGTGATCGATTCAGCAGCAGATGATCAAGTGAATGAACATTTCAAGAGTCAAGCTCATAAGTTCCTTGGTGTTTGCTACGGGAATGCTGCTAGAATTTCCATATCAGATGCTGAAAGATCTGTCTTTCAGAAAGAATCTTTGGCCTCACTTAACTGCGCTGCTTTCAACATGAAGGAAGATCCTGAATTGATCTTTAACCTCAGTTTGGAAAATGCAGTTCAGAGGAATTTGGATGTGGCCTTTGACAATGCAATGGTGTACTCTAACATGGTGACTGAAGATTCAGGTAGGGGCTGGAGGCTATTGGCACTAATACTTTCTGCAGACCGGCGGTTCAAAGACGCCGAAACCATACTTGAAGTTGCTTTGGATGAAGCTGGTAGTTTAGATCAGTTAGAACTTCTCAGATTAAGAGCTGTGCTTCAGATTGCTCAGGAAAGACCCAAGCAAGCAATTGAAACTTACCGAATCTTGCTATCTCTGATTAAAACACAAAGAGAATCTCGGTCAAATAACTTCGAGAGTGCAAAGAGTTCTGATTCTGAG GGTGTCATGGAAAGAGTTCTTGAATTGGCTGCCTGGCAGGATCTAGCTACTGTTTATACGAAATTTGGTTCATGGCTTGATGCAGAAATTTGTGTAAACAAGGCCAAGTCAATTGAACTTTATTCGCCCAAAAGTTGGCATACAAGTG GCTTGTTGTTTGAAGCTCAATCACTTCATAAGGAGGCACTGGTATCCTTCTCGATTGCGTTGTCAATAGAACCGGATTACGTGCCAAGTATTGTTTCAACCGCTGCAGTGCTTCTACAACTCGACAGTCAATCGTCGCTTCCGATTGCAAGAAGCTTTCTAATGAATGCGCTTCGGTTAGATCCGACAAATCACGATGCTTGGATGAACCTTGGGTTGATTGCGAAATTGGAAGGGTCATTACAACAAGCAGCAGACTTTTTTCAAGCAGCCTATGAGTTGAAGATGTCAGCTCCTGTTGAAGCGTTTAAATGA
- the LOC128039913 gene encoding uncharacterized protein LOC128039913 has protein sequence MTKDTAVRSKARAPTRAYAIRAREEALSLDVITGTFLLYNTTVVALIDPGSTHSYICINLASSKTFLVKSTEFVIRVSNLLSRMAPTKLKELKSQLQELANRGFARPSFSHWGAPVLQYLDQFVVVFIDDILIYSRDEFKHAEHLRIVLKLCVINSCMRSSVNIGSLQEMYPKSKVFWDLLWRCLELLKDYELVIDYHPRKANVVADALSQKSLFTLRAMKTQLTLFDDSSIVTELKAKPLFIQQIYEAQDVDNELLAKWTQCDLNIDSEFQIDVEGCLRFRDRMLRTELSENKIHGVDLIKETKQKVKVIRYSLKAASNRKLSLRFIAPYEIIERIRPVAYRLMLQFELENIHNVFHVSMLQRYRSDPSHVILLSEIEIKSDMTYEEEPIRILGHEIKELRNKKISLVKVLWHQHGVKEAAWEPKDPMRQQYPNVFNGKIFRDENS, from the exons ATGACCAAAGATACAGCTGTAAGGTCCAAGGCCAGAGCACCTACTCGAGCATACGCTATTCGCGCTCGCGAAGAAGCGTTATCTCTAGATGTCATTACCGGTACTTTCCTTCTTTATAACACTACTGTTGTTGCCTTGATTGATCCGGGATCTACTCATTCttatatatgcataaatttaGCATCCAGTAAGACTTTTCTTGTaaagtctactgagtttgtgattagagtatcgaACCTCTTAAGCCG AATGGCTccgactaaattgaaagaattaaagtctcagttgcaagaattggCAAATAGAGGGTTTGCTAGACCTAGTTTCTCACATTGGGGTGCTCCggttct ACagtatttggatcaatttgtggtagtgttcattgatgatatcttgattTATTCTCGTGATGAATTCAAGCATGCTGAACATCTGAGAATAGTACTCAAACTTTGTGTGATAAACAGTTGTATGcgaagttcagtaaat ATTGGAAGCCTCCAAGAAATGTATCCGAAGTCTAAAGTTTTCTGGGACTTGCTG TGGAGGTGTTTAGAGttgctaaaagattacgagcttgtaATTGACTACCATCCGAGGAAagcaaatgttgttgctgatgctttgagtcaGAAATCACTGTTTACATTACGTGCTATGAAAACTCAGTTGACCCTATTCGATGACAGTTCGATTGTCACTGAGTTGAAAGCGAAACCGTTATTTATACAACAGATTTATGAAGCTCAGGATGTTGATAATGAATTGTTAGCAAAATGGACTCAATGTGATTTGAATATTGATTCAGAGTTTCAAATTGATGTTGAGGGTTGTTTGAGGTTCAGAGATCGAATGTTgaggactgagctcagtgagaataagatacacggggtcgATTTGATCAAAGAGACtaaacagaaagtgaaagtgattcgctATAGTCTGAAGGCAGCATCAAAtc gcaaattgagtttGAGATTTATTGCGCCGTATGAAATCATTGAGCGTATCAGGCCAGTTGCTTACAGATTGATGTTGCAATTTGAgttagaaaatattcataacgTGTTTCACGTATCTATGCTTCAACGATATCGATCTGATCCCTCACATGTGATTTTACTGTCTGAGATTGAAATTAAGTCCGATAtgacatatgaagaagaaccgattcgGATTTTGGGTCACGAGATTAAAGAACttagaaataagaaaatttcgtTAGTAAAAGTATTGTGGCATCAACACGGTGTTAAAGAGGCTGCTTGGGAACCTAAAGATCCTATGAGACAGCAATATCCGAATGTGTTCAATGGTAAGATTTTCAGGGACGAAAATTCCTAA
- the LOC105797294 gene encoding uncharacterized protein LOC105797294: protein MGKRKTQRNNAAMLDSDDDNSSVSSSSTMRSAGMSVSGTEEVELNKDSLLDEAVDNLYEKRGSTREKALASIIEAFNSNLQHEFVEKKFATLLHRCLNSIKKGSSKEISLASHTIGLLALTIGPGDKAREILEESITPVSQAFKSGYESSKIASLLECLAIISFVGGIEPEETEKSMQIMWQLVHPKLGSNVITVKPSAVVITAVVSAWSFLLTTMDRWSLSPKLWLESITYLSSLLDKDDRSVRIAAGEALEVIFEMGSLEKFATEAEGSNNGSVSEGNKSKEGLLHIQGLRAKILNQVRDLSVEAGGKGSAKKDLNYQRSLFKDVLEFLEDGYCPETSMKIGGESLQTSTWSQLIQLNFFRRFLGGGFTKHMQENEFLQDVFGFTPKRNLVGGEHVSNNLKRMYKSPNSVINKARTQHLNKQRMLSERKNIGHFAVNVGDEDS, encoded by the exons ATGGGAAAAC GTAAAACTCAGCGCAATAATGCGGCGATGTTAGATAGTGACGATGATAATAGTAGTGTAAGTTCATCGTCGACCATGCGTTCCGCTGGAATGTCGGTTTCCGGAACTGAAGAAGTAGAGCTTAATAAGGATAGTTTACTTGATGAAGCTGTGGATAATTTATACGAAAAGAG GGGTTCAACGCGAGAGAAGGCTTTGGCCTCGATTATCGAGGCTTTCAACAGCAACTTGCAGCATGAGTTCGTGGAGAAGAA GTTTGCTACATTATTGCACCGGTGCCTGAATTCCATCAAAAAGGGGTCCAGCAAAGAGATATCTTTAGCTTCCCATACCATTG GTTTGCTGGCTTTAACTATTGGTCCCGGAGACAAAGCACGGGAAATATTGGAGGAATCAATCACTCCTGTTTCACAGGCTTTTAAGTCTGGTTACGAATCTTCTAAGATAGCTTCG TTACTGGAGTGTTTGGCTATCATCAGTTTTGTTGGGGGAATTGAACCAGAGGAAACAGAAAAATCAATGCAAATTATGTGGCAGTTGGTTCACCCTAAACTAGGCTCTAAT GTTATTACTGTCAAACCTTCTGCTGTTGTAATAACAGCGGTTGTGTCTGCCTGGTCATTTCTTTTGACAACTATGGATAGATGGAGTCTCAGTCCCAAACTTTGGCTAGA ATCCATCACATATTTGTCTAGTTTGCTAGATAAGGATGACCGATCTGTTCGCATTGCTGCTGGGGAAGCACTGGAAGTAATTTTTGAGATGGGAAGCTTAGAGAAGTTTGCTACTGAAGCTGAAGGTTCAAATAATGGCTCAGTTTCTGAAGGGAATAAATCTAAAGAAGGATTATTACATATACAAGGATTGAGGGCAAAAATTCTGAATCAAGTCAGAGACCTCTCTGTGGAAGCTGGTGGTAAAGGTTCTGCAAAGAAAGATCTTAATTACCAAAGGAGTTTGTTTAAGGATGTTTTGGAGTTCCTTGAG GATGGTTATTGTCCCGAGACATCAATGAAGATCGGCGGGGAGTCACTTCAGACATCAACATGGTCTCAGTTGATTCAG TTGAACTTTTTTAGGCGCTTTCTTGGTGGAGGTTTCACTAAACACATGCAG GAAAACGAGTTCCTTCAAGATGTTTTTGGCTTCACGCCAAAAAGGAATCTTGTAGGCGGCGAACATGTATCCAACAATTTAAAG AGAATGTACAAATCACCAAATTCAGTCATCAACAAAGCAAGAACCCAGCACTTGAACAAGCAGCGGATGCTATCCGAG CGTAAAAACATTGGGCACTTTGCTGTCAATGTTGGTGATGAAGATTCATAA